ATCTTACTCGAATTAACAGCAATTTACTTGCCATATTCACCTAACTTGCTGTTTTAGCCACTGAATAAAAATATCGGCTTTGGGGTTACGTTTTTCATTTAGCATCGCAAAGTAATGGCGTTGTTGGCATTTGAGTGCAATATCCCCAAAAGGCATCACCAGCTCTTGGCACTTAATGCGTTTTTCAACCAATTGTTTACGACCCATCGCCACACCCGCGTGGTTCATTGCCGCCACAATCGCCAAATCTGAACGGTCAAAACACAGGTTCCGACGGTGCGGAAATAGCGATAATTGGTAGTGTTCACTCCACGCTTTCCATTCATCATAGTCGGAGTTACTGCTCCAAGCCTGCCTGTCATGCAACAAGGTACAGTTTTTGAGTTGGTGAATATTGTCCATCAAATCGTGCTGTTTGGCGTATTGTGGGCTGCATACAGGCACAATAGATTCAGGCATTAAGTCTTCACAATACAAATTAGGCCGCGTGATATCATCGTAATAAATCGCGACATCAATACCATAACCGCGGAAATTAACATCATCATTCCCCGTCAATAAATTGAGCTGAATGGAGGGATATTGATTAGTAAAGTCAGCAATTTTGGGAATAAGCCAACACTGGGCAATAGAAGGCCGTGAATACACCGTTAATTCCCCTGAAATTTCTTGGTTTTTAATGTCTAAAATTTCTTGGTTGATATCATCCAAATTTTTACGCAATGCCCAATAAATTCGCTCACCATCTGCGGTTAACTCTATACGTCGATGAAAACGCTCAAATAATTTAAACCCTAATTCCTCTTCAAGAGTATTGATTCGGTGGCTGACGGCGCTGGGCGTTAACGCCAATTCTTGTGATGCAAGGGCAAA
The window above is part of the Providencia sp. R33 genome. Proteins encoded here:
- the dsdC gene encoding DNA-binding transcriptional regulator DsdC, which encodes MSPNHNPFEQSGFIQWHKRLSSHQLSRLHTFEAAARHRSFALASQELALTPSAVSHRINTLEEELGFKLFERFHRRIELTADGERIYWALRKNLDDINQEILDIKNQEISGELTVYSRPSIAQCWLIPKIADFTNQYPSIQLNLLTGNDDVNFRGYGIDVAIYYDDITRPNLYCEDLMPESIVPVCSPQYAKQHDLMDNIHQLKNCTLLHDRQAWSSNSDYDEWKAWSEHYQLSLFPHRRNLCFDRSDLAIVAAMNHAGVAMGRKQLVEKRIKCQELVMPFGDIALKCQQRHYFAMLNEKRNPKADIFIQWLKQQVR